AACTCGAAGAATACTATTTTAAAAATTTCGCAAGAAACATTTTTACAAAAAGAATTTAACTCTGCAGATAATTTACCAATTCCGTTGGTGTATAGTGAAATAAATTTTTTTAATTCTAATAAAACACAAACTAAAATACAAAAAAACCTTCAAAATAAAATTCCGACAACTTTATATATTAATCAAATTGATAAATCACTAATTACGATCTTAAATGATATGCGTTTAAAAGTGATTGTTATAGGAAAAAATATTGCTTCTAAAATTCATCAAGATAATAACTTATTTTTAGATTGTGTTAGTGTTGTAAATATCGCTAAAAAGAAAGCAATTAGAATTATATATGAGGATATTGAAAAAAACTTAGACCCTTTAATTATTCAAAAAGCAGAAGTTAAATTTTATTATAAATCAAATTAAATAAAACATAGCACATGCTATGTTTTACAATAATTTTATCCCTTTTGATGCCATTTCATCAATGTGTTCTTGTGGTCAATAACTAGATTGAACTTCTCCGATATGTGCTTTTTCTAATAAAAACATACTTAAACGACTTTGTCCGATTCCACCGCCAATTGTTAATGGGAGCTCTTTTAATAAAATACTTTTATGATATGGTGATAGTTCTAAAAGCTGTTCATAAGTTAAACCTGATTGTTTTACCATTGATTCTGAGTTGACACGAATGCCCATTGATGATAGTTCAATTGCACTATCTAAAACATTAGAATAAACAATTAAATCTCCATTTAATTTTCAATCATCATAATCAAACGCACGTTTTGAGTGTATTGTGCCTGATTTTAACTCTCAGCCAATTTGATAAATAAAAACTGCTCCTTTTTCTTTAACGATTAAATTTTCTCTCGCTTCAGGAGTGTCATTGGGATATATATCTTCTAATTCTTGCGCGCTAATAAAGAACACTTCTTTAGCTAATTTATGATTTAAAATTGGAAATTCTTGTTGAAGTTGTGATTTGGTAATTCTTATACATTTATAAATTTTACTTACAATTGTTTTTAAAAAATCAATATTTCTATCTTTTGAAGTTATTATACGTTCTCAGTCTCATTGGTCTACATAATATGAATGAGTGCGATCTAAATTTTCTTCACGTCGAATTGCATTCATGTCTGTATAAATACCTTCGTGCTCATTATATTGATATTGCTTTAGCGCATGTCTTTTTCACTTAGCTAATGAGTGTACAACTTCCAAACGAACATTAGAATTTTTAGGATTAAATCAGACAGCGGTCTCACCATTTAAACCGTCATTTAAACCGCTTTTTGTATCTAAAAATAATGGAGCAGTTGCTCTCGTTAAATTAAGTTCTTCTTTAATTAAACTTTGAAAAATGTGCTTTAAGTTTTGAATTGCTTTTTGGGTTTGCTTAACATTTAATTTGGATTGATACATAATATATAATTGTATATTTATTTTTTATAAAATTATTAATTTCCTAAAATTATTTTGAAAATTAAGTTTTATCGTGTTAAATAAAGCAAAGTTCAGACAATTTTCATTTAAATATATTTATTTAGAAATAAATATATTACAATTAAGAATATGAGACAAAAAATTTATCTACACACTAATACTGAATTTTCCTTTTTATCATCTACAATAAGAGTTCATGAATTATTACAAAAAAGTAAAGAATTAAGGCAAAAGTATATAACTTTAACTGATTATCAAAATTTTTATGCGCTTCAATATTATTGAGAATTTTTGGATGAATATGATTTTAAACCAATAATAGGAGTTGAATTAGATTTATTAGAAAATTTTTGTGTTATTGCAATTGCTAAAAATAATTCAGGTTTAAGATTTTTATATCAATTAGTTAGTGATATCTCATTAGGTAAAAAACCAAGTTATTATCAACTTAATACTAATGATATTTTTGTTATAGATCATGAAGAATATGGAATGTTAGTTAAAAATATTGATGTTGATATTTTGCATAAAAATTTCTATTTTAACTCAAAATCACCATTGCATCACCAATGCGTTTATGCTCCTACTAAGCGAATTTTAAATTATGATGATAATGAAATATTACCAATTTTATCGCATATTTCAGGTAAC
The window above is part of the Mycoplasmopsis mustelae genome. Proteins encoded here:
- a CDS encoding aspartate--ammonia ligase; this encodes MYQSKLNVKQTQKAIQNLKHIFQSLIKEELNLTRATAPLFLDTKSGLNDGLNGETAVWFNPKNSNVRLEVVHSLAKWKRHALKQYQYNEHEGIYTDMNAIRREENLDRTHSYYVDQWDWERIITSKDRNIDFLKTIVSKIYKCIRITKSQLQQEFPILNHKLAKEVFFISAQELEDIYPNDTPEARENLIVKEKGAVFIYQIGWELKSGTIHSKRAFDYDDWKLNGDLIVYSNVLDSAIELSSMGIRVNSESMVKQSGLTYEQLLELSPYHKSILLKELPLTIGGGIGQSRLSMFLLEKAHIGEVQSSYWPQEHIDEMASKGIKLL